A window of the Archocentrus centrarchus isolate MPI-CPG fArcCen1 chromosome 9, fArcCen1, whole genome shotgun sequence genome harbors these coding sequences:
- the fbxo21 gene encoding F-box only protein 21 isoform X1: MAMSVDGEGQPSINGTISDPQTKKLTDLPTELLEHILCFPVLKHVDICNVSCCCKRLHDVCHGRGKVWGHQYKLRWPRLQRFYRQNECCDWLREYKTRHRVGIQIRRTVESISKRFFTEVRSVTQPCVGQVLGDSFAEIESLGMPEHFCEDELLFILNSDKRKSLTLKYYAKKILYFLRQQNILKSLKTFLEQPAEQQSALEGAVLVDQYCNPLADVTLDSISAQLDEITEKVKKMLRIKNPSHPSLRIAQGNCGVVEDFELQRQVICALNSVLYEQLQYKGNECDYYNPLNSYIHQVLLRRTGIPISLSVLYMTLAQRLGVQLEPVNFPNHFLLRWCQKPRGSEDIYDFVYIDAFGKGKQLTAKECEYLIGHQVTADYYSAISTTEVLLRMVGNLLNIGKRGEGNEKSYQLLRDSLDLYLTINPDNVQYLLLQARLYFHLGIWPEKVLDILQHIQALDPSQHGAVGYLVQHTLEHIQHKKHPVTPEVKRRGAPEHLEVQYSVGLIMKHKRSGYNCVIYGWDPKCTMSQEWITTMRVHQLSNGANQPFYNVLVQDGTCRYAAQENLEPHSAPLEIGHPEVGRYFSEFADTYYVANEELQTRYPEDMDETLCTVREFYHRLTPGSGNQEEAPATDQNHHQAMSM; the protein is encoded by the exons ATGGCGATGTCTGTGGATGGAGAGGGACAGCCAAGTATAAATGGGACTATTTCTGacccccaaacaaaaaaactgacagaCCTGCCGACAGAGTTGCTCGAACACATCCTGTGCTTCCCTGTCCTCAAACATGTCGACATTTGTAACgtctcctgctgctgcaagCGGCTACACGACGTTTGCCATGGAAGGGGGAAGGTCTGGGGACACCAGTATAAACTCAG ATGGCCGAGACTGCAGAGGTTTTATCGTCAGAACGAGTGCTGTGACTGGCTCAGAGAATACAAAACACGCCACAGAGTTGGGATACAAATACGAAGGACCGTGGAATCGATCTCAAAGAGATTCTTCACAGAAGTT AGATCTGTAACGCAGCCTTGCGTTGGCCAGGTGCTGGGAGACAGCTTTGCAGAAATTGAATCACTTGGGATGCCAGAGCACTTCTGTGAAGACGAGCTACTCTTCATACTCAACTCTGACAAGAG GAAAAGTCTGACACTGAAGTACTATGCAAAGAAAATCCTTTACTTCCTGAGACAGCAGAACATCCTGAAGAGTCTGAAGACTTTCCTGGAGCAGCCTGCAGAGCAGCAGTCAGCTCTAGAAG GTGCTGTGCTGGTTGATCAGTATTGTAACCCCCTGGCTGATGTCACACTGGACAGCATATCAGCCCAGCTGGATGAGATCACAGAAAAAGTGAAGAAGATGCTGAGAATCAAGAATCCATCTCACCCCAGCCTGCGTATTGCCCAAG GTAACTGTGGTGTTGTAGAAGACTTTGAGCTTCAGAGGCAGGTGATCTGTGCCCTAAACTCTGTCCTGTATGAGCAACTTCAATACAAAGGCAATGAGTGCGACTACTACAACCCCCTCAACTCTTACATCCACCAG GTGCTACTACGCCGTACGGGCATTCCCATCAGCCTCTCTGTTCTCTACATGACACTGGCCCAGAGGCTGGGTGTTCAGCTGGAACCTGTCAACTTTCCCAATCACTTCCTGCTGCGCTGGTGCCAGAAACCGAGAGG GAGTGAGGACATCTATGACTTTGTCTACATTGATGCCTTTGGAAAAGGCAAGCAGCTCACAGCAAAGGAGTGCGAATACCTCATCGGCCACCAGGTTACGGCAGATTACTACAGTGCCATAAGCACCACAGAGGTGCTCCTTAGGATGGTTGGAAACCTGCTGAACATCGGCAAGAGAGG TGAGGGCAATGAGAAATCCTATCAGCTACTGCGAGACTCTCTGGACCTCTACCTCACAATCAACCCAGATAATGTGCAGTATTTGCTGCTGCAGGCACGCCTCTACTTCCACCTGGGAATCTGGCCGGAAAAG GTGCTTGACATCCTGCAGCACATTCAGGCGTTGGATCCCTCCCAGCACGGGGCGGTGGGTTACCTGGTGCAGCATACGCTGGAGCACATCCAACACAAGAAACACCCTGTAACACCTGAGGTGAAGAGGCGCGGCGCTCCAGAACACCTGGAAGTCCAGTATTCAGTCGGCCTTATTATGAAACACAAGAG GTCGGGGTATAACTGTGTGATCTATGGCTGGGACCCTAAATGTACAATGAGCCAGGAGTGGATCACCACCATGAGGGTCCACCAGCTGTCCAATGGGGCTAATCAGCCTTTCTACAATGTACTCGTGCAGGATGGGACGTGCCGCTATGCAGCACAGG AGAACCTGGAGCCTCACTCAGCCCCCCTGGAGATTGGCCACCCAGAGGTGGGTCGCTACTTCTCCGAGTTTGCTGACACCTACTATGTTGCCAATGAAGAACTGCAGACACGATACCCAGAGGACATGGATGAAACCCTGTGTACAGTCCGGGAGTTCTATCATAGACTGACGCCTGGTTCTGGGAACCAAGAGGAAGCTCCTGCCACGGACCAAAACCACCACCAAGCCATGTCCATGTAG
- the fbxo21 gene encoding F-box only protein 21 isoform X2 — MAMSVDGEGQPSINGTISDPQTKKLTDLPTELLEHILCFPVLKHVDICNVSCCCKRLHDVCHGRGKVWGHQYKLRWPRLQRFYRQNECCDWLREYKTRHRVGIQIRRTVESISKRFFTEVPCVGQVLGDSFAEIESLGMPEHFCEDELLFILNSDKRKSLTLKYYAKKILYFLRQQNILKSLKTFLEQPAEQQSALEGAVLVDQYCNPLADVTLDSISAQLDEITEKVKKMLRIKNPSHPSLRIAQGNCGVVEDFELQRQVICALNSVLYEQLQYKGNECDYYNPLNSYIHQVLLRRTGIPISLSVLYMTLAQRLGVQLEPVNFPNHFLLRWCQKPRGSEDIYDFVYIDAFGKGKQLTAKECEYLIGHQVTADYYSAISTTEVLLRMVGNLLNIGKRGEGNEKSYQLLRDSLDLYLTINPDNVQYLLLQARLYFHLGIWPEKVLDILQHIQALDPSQHGAVGYLVQHTLEHIQHKKHPVTPEVKRRGAPEHLEVQYSVGLIMKHKRSGYNCVIYGWDPKCTMSQEWITTMRVHQLSNGANQPFYNVLVQDGTCRYAAQENLEPHSAPLEIGHPEVGRYFSEFADTYYVANEELQTRYPEDMDETLCTVREFYHRLTPGSGNQEEAPATDQNHHQAMSM; from the exons ATGGCGATGTCTGTGGATGGAGAGGGACAGCCAAGTATAAATGGGACTATTTCTGacccccaaacaaaaaaactgacagaCCTGCCGACAGAGTTGCTCGAACACATCCTGTGCTTCCCTGTCCTCAAACATGTCGACATTTGTAACgtctcctgctgctgcaagCGGCTACACGACGTTTGCCATGGAAGGGGGAAGGTCTGGGGACACCAGTATAAACTCAG ATGGCCGAGACTGCAGAGGTTTTATCGTCAGAACGAGTGCTGTGACTGGCTCAGAGAATACAAAACACGCCACAGAGTTGGGATACAAATACGAAGGACCGTGGAATCGATCTCAAAGAGATTCTTCACAGAAGTT CCTTGCGTTGGCCAGGTGCTGGGAGACAGCTTTGCAGAAATTGAATCACTTGGGATGCCAGAGCACTTCTGTGAAGACGAGCTACTCTTCATACTCAACTCTGACAAGAG GAAAAGTCTGACACTGAAGTACTATGCAAAGAAAATCCTTTACTTCCTGAGACAGCAGAACATCCTGAAGAGTCTGAAGACTTTCCTGGAGCAGCCTGCAGAGCAGCAGTCAGCTCTAGAAG GTGCTGTGCTGGTTGATCAGTATTGTAACCCCCTGGCTGATGTCACACTGGACAGCATATCAGCCCAGCTGGATGAGATCACAGAAAAAGTGAAGAAGATGCTGAGAATCAAGAATCCATCTCACCCCAGCCTGCGTATTGCCCAAG GTAACTGTGGTGTTGTAGAAGACTTTGAGCTTCAGAGGCAGGTGATCTGTGCCCTAAACTCTGTCCTGTATGAGCAACTTCAATACAAAGGCAATGAGTGCGACTACTACAACCCCCTCAACTCTTACATCCACCAG GTGCTACTACGCCGTACGGGCATTCCCATCAGCCTCTCTGTTCTCTACATGACACTGGCCCAGAGGCTGGGTGTTCAGCTGGAACCTGTCAACTTTCCCAATCACTTCCTGCTGCGCTGGTGCCAGAAACCGAGAGG GAGTGAGGACATCTATGACTTTGTCTACATTGATGCCTTTGGAAAAGGCAAGCAGCTCACAGCAAAGGAGTGCGAATACCTCATCGGCCACCAGGTTACGGCAGATTACTACAGTGCCATAAGCACCACAGAGGTGCTCCTTAGGATGGTTGGAAACCTGCTGAACATCGGCAAGAGAGG TGAGGGCAATGAGAAATCCTATCAGCTACTGCGAGACTCTCTGGACCTCTACCTCACAATCAACCCAGATAATGTGCAGTATTTGCTGCTGCAGGCACGCCTCTACTTCCACCTGGGAATCTGGCCGGAAAAG GTGCTTGACATCCTGCAGCACATTCAGGCGTTGGATCCCTCCCAGCACGGGGCGGTGGGTTACCTGGTGCAGCATACGCTGGAGCACATCCAACACAAGAAACACCCTGTAACACCTGAGGTGAAGAGGCGCGGCGCTCCAGAACACCTGGAAGTCCAGTATTCAGTCGGCCTTATTATGAAACACAAGAG GTCGGGGTATAACTGTGTGATCTATGGCTGGGACCCTAAATGTACAATGAGCCAGGAGTGGATCACCACCATGAGGGTCCACCAGCTGTCCAATGGGGCTAATCAGCCTTTCTACAATGTACTCGTGCAGGATGGGACGTGCCGCTATGCAGCACAGG AGAACCTGGAGCCTCACTCAGCCCCCCTGGAGATTGGCCACCCAGAGGTGGGTCGCTACTTCTCCGAGTTTGCTGACACCTACTATGTTGCCAATGAAGAACTGCAGACACGATACCCAGAGGACATGGATGAAACCCTGTGTACAGTCCGGGAGTTCTATCATAGACTGACGCCTGGTTCTGGGAACCAAGAGGAAGCTCCTGCCACGGACCAAAACCACCACCAAGCCATGTCCATGTAG
- the tesca gene encoding tescalcin a, which translates to MGASPTRPEYDADLTEKSGFSKEQLNNLYRRFQQLSGNKETISREDLECISALDDNPIRKEIISAFFDKRNQHQNEVGCFDEINFEQFLMVMSHFRPVSSTATEDERKAVRRQKLRFLFNMHDTDNDGKITLDEYRTVVEELLSKSGTIETEVVASIADAAMLEVASTNVPHMGPDEFYEGITFEHFEQILKDLEMESKMHIRFLDVNTATMHCGKLTS; encoded by the exons ATGGGAGCTTCGCCGACGCGTCCCGAGTACGACGCAGATCTGACGGAGAAAAGCGGAT TTTCAAAGGAGCAGCTCAATAACCTTTACAGGCGATTCCAGCAGCTGAGTGGAAATAAGGAGACAATAAG CAGAGAAGACCTGGAGTGCATATCAGCCCTTGATGACAACCCCATCAGAAAGGAAATTATTAGTGCATTCTTCGATAAAAG GAACCAGCATCAGAATGAGGTTGGCTGCTTTGACGAGATCAACTTTGAGCAGTTCCTCATGGTCATGTCCCACTTCCGCCCTGTAAGTTCAACAGCAACAGAAGACGAGAGGAAGGCTGTAAGAAGACAGAAGCTTCGCT tcCTTTTCAACATGCACGACACAGACAATGATGGGAAGATTACTTTGGATGAGTACAGAACG GTGGTAGAGGAGCTGCTGTCTAAAAGCGGAACCATTGAGACCGAGGTTGTCGCGTCGATAGCAGACGCTGCCATGCTGGAGGTGGCGAGCACAAATGTGCCCCACATG GGCCCAGATGAGTTCTATGAAGGAATTACATTCGAGCATTTTGAGCAG ATATTAAAAGACCTTGAAATGGAATCCAAGATGCACATTCGCTTTTTGGATGTGAACACTGCAACTATGCATTGTGGGAAATTAACCTCCTGA